In Desulfosediminicola ganghwensis, a single window of DNA contains:
- the rplL gene encoding 50S ribosomal protein L7/L12 yields the protein MSITKEDVIEFISNMSVLELSELIKEFEEKFGVSAAAPVAVAVAGGAADAGAAAEEKTEFDAILAAAGDQKIKVIKEVRAITGLGLKEAKALVEGAPAPLKEAASKDECEEIKTKIEAVGGTVEIK from the coding sequence ATGTCCATTACTAAAGAAGATGTAATTGAGTTTATTTCCAACATGTCTGTACTCGAGCTCTCCGAACTGATCAAAGAGTTCGAAGAGAAATTCGGTGTTTCCGCTGCTGCTCCTGTAGCTGTTGCAGTTGCCGGTGGTGCTGCAGATGCTGGTGCTGCTGCAGAAGAGAAAACTGAGTTTGACGCTATTCTGGCGGCTGCTGGAGATCAGAAGATCAAGGTTATTAAAGAAGTTCGCGCTATCACCGGTCTCGGTCTGAAAGAGGCTAAGGCTCTGGTTGAGGGTGCACCTGCTCCGTTGAAAGAGGCTGCTTCCAAGGATGAGTGCGAAGAGATCAAGACCAAGATCGAAGCTGTAGGTGGTACTGTAGAGATCAAGTAG
- the secE gene encoding preprotein translocase subunit SecE: MAGKPKTKKTDAVAKVKEPSPFAPAQIKKFIEEVKVEFGKIVWPDKKMTLGLTGIVVVLTFVMAAYLGSVDLLLGKLVSSLLR; this comes from the coding sequence ATGGCAGGTAAACCCAAGACTAAAAAGACTGATGCAGTGGCTAAGGTTAAGGAGCCATCACCATTCGCACCTGCTCAAATCAAAAAATTTATTGAAGAAGTAAAGGTTGAATTCGGCAAGATAGTGTGGCCGGACAAAAAAATGACCTTGGGTCTGACTGGAATCGTAGTTGTGCTTACATTTGTAATGGCGGCGTATCTTGGTTCTGTTGATCTTCTTCTCGGTAAACTTGTTTCGTCTCTCTTGCGATAG
- the rplJ gene encoding 50S ribosomal protein L10 — MNRDEKATVVSELNDSFSRASFAVVADYCGLKVSELQELRVELRKSDSEIRIAKNTLLKRAAADTDNAALSDDFVGTTAVIMAYSDPVAPAKVLAKFAEDHAKFKIRSGALEGEKLELDGIIALSKLPSKEVLLGQFLSVLNGVPTGLVQVLTGVPRTFGYALNALKEQKEQAGA; from the coding sequence TTGAATCGTGATGAAAAAGCGACGGTAGTTTCGGAATTGAACGACTCGTTCAGCCGGGCTAGCTTTGCTGTTGTCGCCGACTATTGTGGTTTGAAGGTCTCTGAGTTACAAGAATTGCGTGTGGAATTACGCAAGAGTGATTCTGAGATTCGCATTGCCAAAAACACTCTCCTGAAAAGAGCTGCCGCTGATACTGATAATGCCGCGTTGAGTGACGATTTCGTCGGAACCACCGCAGTTATCATGGCCTACTCGGATCCGGTTGCACCTGCAAAGGTGCTTGCCAAATTTGCCGAAGACCATGCGAAGTTCAAGATCAGAAGTGGTGCTCTCGAAGGAGAGAAACTTGAACTGGACGGAATTATTGCTCTGTCCAAGCTGCCATCCAAAGAAGTACTTCTTGGACAGTTCCTGTCCGTACTCAACGGTGTACCTACCGGACTTGTCCAGGTACTCACCGGAGTTCCACGTACCTTTGGCTATGCACTGAACGCTCTCAAAGAGCAGAAAGAGCAGGCTGGCGCCTAA
- the rpoB gene encoding DNA-directed RNA polymerase subunit beta, which produces MERVRKNFATADNIIEPPHLISMQRISYEEFLQINTEPEDREDIGLEAIFKSVFPINDFNGLCSLEYVRYKFGEPKYTVEECQQRGMTYEIPLKIVVRLITFDVDEETGVQTIRDIKEQEVFLGSLPMMTADGVFVVNGTERVIVSQLQRSPGLFYTHDNGKTHASGKLLYSARIIPVRGSWIDLEFDIKDVLHVRIDRRRKFPVTTLLKAIGYDAESLLSEFYPISNVSIEGEEFFIDFDPEIMLGQRLEYDLVSPADGEIIAKTGRKISKAMAKRIATDEISKLRISVESVTGKVLAETILNPEDGEPLALCNTEITETVLQTLVAAGITSFKTLFIDGVKYSESFSKTLSVDKVASSEEALLEIYRRLRPSSPPTIEVAQGFFDNLFFNADLYDLSEVGRYKINARLGLDIDIENRALTKEDIVQSIKYLVRLKDSQGAVDDIDHLGNRRVRTVGELVENQYRMGLVRMERAIKERMTLQDVETLMPHDLVNPKPISAAIKEFFGTSQLSQFMDQTNPLSEVTHKRRLSALGPGGLSRERAGFEVRDVHPTHYGRICPVETPEGPNIGLIVSLATYARINPYGFIETPYRKVDDRIVSDQIKYLSALQEQNQIIAPALMKEGGDKEIAEGNLVVREEGEVVTANADSVTYMDIAPNQLVSVATSLIPFLENDDANRALMGSNMQRQAVPLLITRSPLVGTGMESYVARDSGACLLAAGEGVVEESDANRIVIRYDKPGVDGYDTGVAVYRLEKYKKSNQNTCFNQRPLALPGQRVTEGTVLADGPSCELGELALGKNVTIAFMPWRGFNFEDSILVNERLLREDTFTSVHIEVFETMARDTKLGKEEITRDIPNVSEETLRNLDESGIVRIGAEVKAGDTLVGKVTPKGETVLSPEEKLLRAIFGEKAQDVKDSSLRVPPGVTGVVIDAKVFSRKGVDKDERSLMIEDLEIEKLNQDKLDELSSLRRGVCGEIGLLIEGRTAKKDIFDADGELVVALGKKIEADMAVAIGFQQLRHIEFSERAKYEDLVEQAYERYEKQARLISDRYEGIIDRMKKGDDLPPGVVKMVKVYVATKRKLSVGDKMAGRHGNKGVVSRLLPEEDMPFFQDGSTVDIVLNPLGVPSRMNVGQVLEVHLGFAAKRLGAQLEKMVKEQAVELIREKLKAVYSEKEYKAITEGRTDQELITWAWAHREGLHMATPVFDGAREEHIRKLLVEAGVDEVGQAQLYDGLTGEPFANKVTVGAMYMIKLHHLVDNKIHARSTGPYSLVTQQPLGGKAQFGGQRLGEMEVWAMEAYGAAYTLKEFLTAKSDDVEGRTTMYERIVKGDNFLTTGLPESFHVLVKELQGLCLNMELIEE; this is translated from the coding sequence ATGGAACGAGTTAGAAAGAACTTTGCCACGGCCGACAACATCATCGAGCCACCTCATCTCATTTCAATGCAGAGAATATCGTATGAGGAATTCCTGCAGATTAACACTGAGCCGGAGGATCGAGAGGACATCGGGTTAGAGGCGATTTTCAAGAGTGTCTTCCCTATTAACGACTTTAACGGACTCTGTTCCCTCGAATACGTCAGATATAAATTTGGTGAGCCAAAATATACCGTTGAAGAATGTCAGCAACGGGGCATGACGTATGAGATCCCGCTGAAAATTGTCGTTCGTCTCATCACTTTTGATGTAGACGAGGAGACCGGTGTTCAAACCATTCGCGATATCAAAGAGCAGGAGGTCTTTCTCGGCTCACTGCCTATGATGACCGCCGATGGTGTTTTTGTAGTTAATGGTACAGAGCGAGTTATCGTCTCGCAGTTGCAGCGTTCACCAGGTCTGTTTTATACCCACGATAACGGTAAAACTCACGCCAGTGGTAAGCTGCTCTACTCTGCCCGTATTATCCCTGTACGTGGTTCCTGGATTGATCTCGAATTCGATATTAAGGACGTTCTTCACGTTCGTATCGACAGGCGTCGTAAATTTCCGGTTACTACTCTCTTGAAAGCGATCGGCTACGATGCAGAATCCCTGCTGAGTGAGTTCTACCCTATCAGCAACGTAAGCATCGAGGGAGAGGAATTCTTTATTGATTTTGATCCGGAGATCATGCTCGGCCAACGGCTTGAGTACGATCTGGTGTCTCCTGCTGATGGCGAGATTATAGCCAAGACGGGCCGTAAGATCAGTAAGGCCATGGCGAAGCGGATTGCTACGGATGAAATCAGCAAACTGCGTATTTCCGTCGAATCGGTTACCGGTAAGGTGTTGGCTGAGACTATCCTCAACCCTGAGGATGGGGAACCGCTTGCACTTTGTAACACCGAGATCACGGAAACAGTTCTCCAGACTCTCGTGGCAGCCGGTATCACCTCGTTCAAGACATTGTTCATTGATGGTGTTAAGTACTCCGAATCGTTCTCCAAGACCCTCTCGGTTGATAAGGTCGCTTCAAGCGAGGAAGCACTTCTCGAAATCTATAGAAGACTTCGTCCATCAAGTCCTCCAACCATTGAGGTTGCTCAGGGATTTTTTGACAATCTTTTCTTTAACGCAGATCTCTACGATCTCTCGGAAGTAGGTCGATACAAGATCAACGCCAGACTTGGTCTCGATATCGATATCGAAAACCGTGCTCTTACCAAAGAAGATATTGTCCAATCGATTAAATATCTTGTTCGTCTTAAAGACAGCCAGGGTGCTGTAGATGATATCGATCATCTCGGTAACAGAAGAGTTCGTACGGTAGGTGAGCTGGTTGAAAACCAGTACCGCATGGGCCTGGTCAGAATGGAGCGCGCCATCAAGGAGAGAATGACTCTTCAGGATGTCGAGACGTTGATGCCACATGACCTGGTCAATCCCAAGCCGATCTCTGCTGCCATCAAGGAGTTCTTCGGAACCTCCCAGCTGTCCCAGTTTATGGATCAGACCAACCCATTGTCCGAGGTGACCCATAAGCGCCGTCTGTCAGCGCTCGGACCGGGTGGTCTTTCCCGCGAACGTGCAGGATTTGAAGTTCGTGACGTACATCCGACACACTACGGACGTATATGTCCCGTTGAGACTCCTGAGGGGCCGAATATCGGACTGATCGTCTCGCTTGCAACATATGCGCGCATTAACCCATACGGCTTCATTGAGACTCCGTATCGCAAGGTTGATGACAGAATCGTTTCTGACCAGATCAAATATCTGAGTGCACTGCAGGAGCAGAATCAGATTATCGCCCCGGCCTTGATGAAGGAAGGTGGTGATAAGGAAATTGCCGAAGGAAATCTGGTTGTTCGGGAGGAAGGTGAGGTTGTCACCGCAAATGCCGACAGCGTCACCTACATGGATATCGCGCCAAACCAGCTCGTTTCCGTCGCCACATCGCTTATCCCCTTTCTGGAAAACGATGATGCTAACCGTGCCTTGATGGGCTCGAACATGCAGCGACAGGCTGTACCTCTGCTCATAACCCGTTCACCGCTGGTCGGTACTGGTATGGAGAGCTATGTAGCCCGCGATTCCGGGGCATGTCTGCTTGCAGCCGGTGAAGGTGTGGTAGAAGAGTCGGATGCTAACCGTATCGTGATACGCTACGATAAGCCTGGTGTGGACGGTTATGATACCGGTGTTGCCGTGTACCGTCTCGAGAAATATAAGAAATCCAATCAGAATACCTGCTTTAACCAGAGACCTCTGGCCCTGCCGGGACAACGTGTTACCGAAGGTACAGTGCTTGCGGATGGTCCATCATGTGAACTTGGTGAACTGGCGCTTGGTAAAAACGTTACCATCGCTTTCATGCCATGGCGCGGTTTCAACTTTGAGGATTCAATCCTTGTCAACGAACGGTTGTTGCGGGAGGATACCTTTACCTCGGTACATATCGAGGTTTTTGAGACCATGGCCCGGGACACCAAGCTTGGCAAAGAGGAAATCACCCGCGATATCCCGAATGTCAGTGAAGAGACTCTGAGAAACCTCGATGAGTCCGGTATCGTCCGTATCGGAGCTGAAGTGAAAGCCGGCGACACTCTGGTGGGTAAAGTCACCCCGAAAGGTGAAACCGTACTTTCACCGGAAGAGAAGCTGCTGAGAGCAATCTTCGGGGAAAAAGCTCAGGATGTGAAGGATTCCTCTCTGCGTGTGCCACCAGGAGTGACCGGAGTCGTCATCGACGCCAAGGTTTTCTCACGTAAAGGTGTCGATAAGGATGAGCGGTCCCTGATGATCGAGGATCTTGAGATTGAAAAACTCAACCAGGATAAACTCGACGAACTGAGCAGTCTCAGACGCGGTGTATGTGGTGAGATCGGGCTACTTATCGAAGGCCGAACCGCCAAGAAGGATATTTTCGACGCAGATGGTGAGCTGGTTGTCGCACTGGGCAAGAAGATTGAGGCGGATATGGCTGTCGCCATCGGCTTTCAGCAGCTTCGCCACATCGAGTTCTCTGAGAGAGCGAAATACGAAGATCTGGTTGAGCAGGCCTACGAACGTTACGAAAAACAGGCTCGTCTTATTTCAGACAGGTATGAAGGCATTATCGACAGGATGAAGAAAGGTGACGATCTTCCTCCTGGCGTGGTCAAGATGGTTAAAGTCTACGTTGCGACTAAACGTAAGCTTTCTGTTGGTGATAAGATGGCTGGCCGCCACGGAAATAAAGGTGTTGTTTCGCGCCTTCTCCCCGAAGAGGATATGCCGTTTTTCCAGGACGGTTCCACCGTGGATATAGTCCTGAATCCGCTTGGTGTACCTTCTCGTATGAACGTTGGCCAGGTGCTTGAAGTTCACCTCGGTTTTGCTGCTAAAAGGCTTGGGGCGCAGCTTGAGAAAATGGTCAAGGAACAGGCTGTAGAACTGATTCGGGAAAAACTGAAAGCTGTCTATTCCGAGAAAGAATACAAGGCAATCACCGAAGGCCGTACTGATCAGGAACTTATCACCTGGGCCTGGGCACACAGAGAGGGGTTACATATGGCTACCCCGGTATTTGATGGCGCCCGGGAAGAGCATATCAGAAAACTACTTGTAGAGGCAGGTGTTGACGAGGTGGGACAGGCACAGCTTTATGATGGCCTCACGGGTGAACCGTTTGCCAATAAGGTGACTGTTGGTGCGATGTACATGATCAAATTGCACCACCTTGTAGATAATAAAATTCACGCTCGTTCCACCGGGCCCTACTCCCTGGTCACTCAGCAGCCGCTTGGTGGTAAGGCGCAGTTTGGTGGACAGAGACTTGGTGAGATGGAGGTATGGGCAATGGAAGCATATGGAGCTGCCTATACACTTAAAGAATTTCTCACAGCAAAATCTGATGACGTGGAAGGGCGAACCACCATGTACGAGAGAATTGTCAAAGGTGACAACTTCCTCACCACAGGTCTGCCTGAATCGTTCCATGTTCTGGTGAAGGAATTGCAGGGGTTGTGTCTGAATATGGAATTGATCGAAGAATGA
- the nusG gene encoding transcription termination/antitermination protein NusG, with protein MARQWYILQVHSGFEDKVKTTLEERIRKEGLEEYFGEILVPTEQVVEMIKGSRKTSSRRFFPGYMLVSMELNDQTWHTIHQNMPRVVGFVGDDRNPVPISDEDAAKIIGRIQDGSDRPRPKVIFDVGETVRVIDGPFANFQGVVDEVFPEKGRVRVMVSIFGRETPVELEFVQVSNT; from the coding sequence ATGGCAAGGCAATGGTACATACTTCAGGTTCACTCCGGGTTTGAGGACAAGGTTAAGACCACCCTCGAAGAGAGGATTCGTAAAGAAGGACTCGAAGAGTACTTTGGCGAAATTCTCGTACCGACAGAACAGGTAGTTGAGATGATCAAGGGATCCAGGAAGACCTCATCACGTAGGTTCTTTCCTGGTTATATGCTTGTTAGCATGGAATTGAACGATCAGACCTGGCATACAATTCACCAGAACATGCCAAGAGTAGTCGGCTTTGTCGGCGATGATCGCAATCCGGTCCCCATATCCGACGAGGATGCAGCAAAAATTATAGGTCGAATCCAAGACGGCTCAGATAGACCGAGGCCGAAAGTCATCTTCGATGTGGGTGAAACGGTACGTGTAATCGATGGACCGTTCGCTAACTTTCAAGGCGTTGTTGACGAGGTCTTTCCTGAGAAAGGCCGTGTTCGCGTTATGGTATCTATCTTCGGTCGTGAAACACCCGTTGAGTTGGAGTTTGTTCAAGTCAGCAATACCTGA
- the rplA gene encoding 50S ribosomal protein L1 has translation MPKRGKNYKNKVETLDKSVLYSLEEGIKKALSMSYAKFDETFDIAMKLGVDPRHADQMIRSSVVLPHGTGKVTRVLVFAKGPKEAEAKEAGADFVGADDLVEKIQGGWLEFDKTVATPDMMGTVGKIGRILGPRNLMPNAKLGTVTFDVANVVKDIKGGKVDFKVDKSGIIHAGVGKTSFGEQKVIENVTAFIEKIIQLKPSASKGVYLRSITVSTTMGPGVKLDPVQIRAMIK, from the coding sequence ATGCCGAAACGCGGAAAAAATTATAAAAATAAAGTTGAGACATTAGATAAAAGTGTTCTTTACTCTCTGGAAGAAGGTATCAAAAAAGCTCTTTCTATGAGCTATGCTAAATTTGACGAAACCTTCGACATCGCAATGAAGCTCGGAGTAGATCCGCGTCACGCTGATCAGATGATCCGTTCTTCTGTTGTTCTGCCACATGGTACCGGTAAGGTTACCAGAGTACTGGTTTTCGCTAAAGGTCCTAAAGAGGCCGAGGCGAAAGAAGCGGGTGCTGATTTTGTTGGTGCAGACGACCTTGTTGAGAAAATCCAGGGTGGTTGGCTCGAGTTCGATAAGACAGTTGCTACTCCAGACATGATGGGAACTGTTGGTAAAATCGGTCGTATTCTCGGACCACGTAACCTTATGCCGAATGCAAAACTCGGTACTGTAACCTTCGATGTCGCCAATGTTGTCAAAGATATTAAAGGCGGAAAGGTTGACTTCAAAGTAGACAAGTCTGGTATCATTCACGCAGGCGTTGGTAAAACCTCCTTTGGGGAACAGAAAGTAATCGAGAATGTTACCGCATTTATTGAGAAAATTATTCAGCTGAAACCTTCAGCGAGTAAAGGAGTTTATCTCCGGTCTATCACTGTTTCCACAACAATGGGACCTGGCGTTAAACTCGACCCTGTGCAAATCAGGGCAATGATTAAGTAA
- the rpmG gene encoding 50S ribosomal protein L33 codes for MRDIVTLACGTCKRRNYTTTKNKKNTPNKLEFKKYCPFCRSHTPHKETK; via the coding sequence ATGAGAGATATAGTCACCCTTGCATGTGGTACATGCAAACGTCGTAACTATACGACCACAAAAAACAAGAAAAATACTCCGAACAAACTTGAGTTCAAGAAGTATTGTCCTTTCTGCCGGAGTCATACTCCGCACAAGGAGACTAAGTAA
- the rplK gene encoding 50S ribosomal protein L11: protein MAKKAMAFIKLQIPAGKANPSPPVGPALGQHGVNIMEFCKAFNAKTQSLGDTIVPVVITVYQDRSFSYITKTPPASVLLLKAANLQKGSGNPKAERVAELGRDKVREIAEIKMPDLNAYDIDAAMKIVEGTARSCGITVVD, encoded by the coding sequence ATGGCCAAAAAAGCAATGGCATTCATTAAACTGCAGATTCCTGCAGGTAAAGCGAACCCATCTCCGCCAGTAGGTCCTGCACTGGGCCAGCATGGTGTGAACATCATGGAGTTCTGCAAGGCATTTAATGCAAAGACCCAGAGTCTCGGCGATACAATCGTTCCGGTTGTTATCACTGTGTACCAGGATAGGTCTTTCAGTTATATTACCAAGACCCCGCCTGCATCCGTTCTGTTGCTCAAGGCAGCAAACCTGCAAAAAGGTTCCGGTAATCCGAAAGCAGAGCGTGTAGCTGAGCTCGGTCGTGACAAGGTTCGCGAAATTGCGGAAATCAAAATGCCTGACCTGAACGCATACGATATCGATGCAGCGATGAAAATCGTTGAAGGTACTGCCCGTAGCTGCGGAATAACTGTAGTAGATTAA